The Onychomys torridus chromosome 23, mOncTor1.1, whole genome shotgun sequence genome segment TTAACCATCAACCTTCCTCTGTGTTTGTCGCAATGACTTAAACATCCCAGCCTCTGGAGGTAAATTGTCTAGAACACTCAAGGGATGCTAGCCTGATGCTGCCTTCCAGGAATGCCGGAAGCCCATCTGCCTGCTTAGGTCTGAAATGTTTCTGACCCTCTGGTCCAGCAAGTGCAGGCAAGTCTACCAAGCACCAAGCACCCTGTGTTTCGgtacctgcccctgccccacttTATAGTAAGTGATTGTCCCTGATTGCCTTTAGTGAAAGCAAAGCCCCAGCTGCCCCTTAAGAGGgggaaacagtgtgtgtgtgtgtgagagagatgtgtgtgtgtgtgtgtagaagaataGGACAGAGGCATCCTGCAGCTGGAAAGGTCCTTCCCAGCATCTAGCAGCAGCAGCCTATCATGTGTGTTTATGGAGGTATCTTCTCCTACCAGATGCTACTGGAGTCCCACTTCAAAAATATTCCCTACCCTGAAGCCTAGCTAGACCCATCCCTAACCATCCTAGGGTCCCTGGCTTCTAGGCCCTCTCTactggagagggaaggggaggaacaCTGTCTTCTCCCTGGACCCTGGCCACCAGCACTGGGTCCTTTGCATCAATCTGTTGGGCAGGCCCAGCTTGTGTGAGAGGTGATGCCCGTGAGAATCAGCTCTTGAGATCAGATCCTCAGGTTTAGTCAGGCTTGGCTTATCCCTGAACAAGGGCCCTAAGTGCCTCACCCTCCTCACTTTTCCAAGATGCGACTTGGGTAGGGAACATAGGGGGTATGTTTGAACGGGCAAAGCCATTCTTAGGCAAGAGGGGCTCTTTATAGAACCACACTCTGCAGATGACGCTAAATAGCCTTTTTGTGTGACTGTGCTGTACAACACCCCTCCCAcactctcccacctcctcccaccccatggCTGCATTGCACCTTGTGCAGACAAGTATGGTTATAGTTTCTCAGGTGACTGCCTTGGAGCAAAGGCACTGCCTGGGGCCTCAAAGGTGAGCTCAGGGTGCTCCCACAAGCATTCCTTTGAAGTCTTTCCTTTGCAGACATCAAAGGACAGAGGGCCTCATTTCTGTGGTAGCTCAGTGAAGGTCCCTCCTCCAGCACTGTTCacaaagggaagaggggacagaccGTACTGTGATCACCTCTAGTGTGCTACACCTTCCTTCAGCACTCATGGTAGCTCTGCCCTGGCCTTGCCAAGAGGCACTCCTGAAAATGAGAGGTGTTATGGTGGTAGTTTCAGGGGTGTGCACCTCAAGTTCAGCTTTCTTGAATCCCTGAATCCCCTGTCCCCAGAAAGGGATTCTCACAGTGGCCTCAGCCAGCCTCTCTGTGGCCCCCAAAGGATGCTGTCCACAGTGTAGCTAGCCCTCTGAGGACCATGGAAGATCTTGCAGGTGGCATCTCCACATGGATCCTGCTTGGTTGGCACTCTTTTCATCCCTGGCTAGAAAGCTCACCCTGTCTTTTCCTCGCTGATCTGTTAACCAATCCTTTCTAACCCTCGCACGTCTCTGCAGCTACTACCAAACCTACAGTCATCTCAAGCATCTTTGAAATTACTAGTGATTCATGGTAACTTTCTAGAGGGTAGAATCTTCCCTGTGGGTGTTCTCAGGAACCCAGGGCATCTCCACTGTATTACTGTTATGACTTCATCTTCAAAGGGTTCTCAGGGAGGGGACTCATGAGGAACGTAGCTGACAAGTGTGAAAGACATGAATAGGCATTTTCTAATCAAATTCTCCCTGGAAGGGTCCACAGGGAGGGGACACATAAGGGACATGACTGACATTCTCCAGTGAAATCCTCTGGGAGCCAAGGGGATAGCCATGAGGTAACTAGGGTTAACAGAAAAATGACTGCTAAGGAATGAGGAGGTCCCTGGTCAGCTTTCCACATCCAAGCATGTCTTGGAACTTGAGGTACTTAGGAAAAAGTAGTTAGGCCTAAACCTATCAGGCCATGTTTATCAGGGGCTGTGGTAGGTGAGGAGGAGTTCCCCATGAGGAAAGGTAGATTTATACCGTGACTTACCAGAGAAAGAAGCATTACCATTGGAGGACATATGGTCAGCAGGCCTCTTGGCTAGGCCCCTCATACAGAGTCAGTGTTGTGTGGACAAGATGGAGGAGCAGCTGAAGAGGACTGAGGCCAGGTGTGTGCGGTCTGTGAGATTCAGTGGCTACCACAGACAACCTAGCACCCATGTGACTGCCACTAGACCCCCCAGGGTCTAGCTCCTAACTAATTGGGAAGACCAGCTGCACACCTGAGATAGGCACTCTGTAATATCATACTTGGTGCCCAGAGGCTGGTAAAGGGACCACGATGGTTGAATCCTTTAGCAGGGGCCATGAGAAACCAGTTCTTCTCTGTAACCAGAAATTGAAGCCCAAGACAAGGTCATAATGcattaaatgaatttatttatttggtaaatCATGTTAATCAAATTGGTTTTCCAATTAATTTTGCTAGATTTCACAACTGTACATGTAGCTGATATTTTCTAGCCTGGGTACAAATAAGGTCATATTCATGGTTAAACAATAGCTTCTAATTAATTAGCAACAGGAATCTGGGCTTTTTCCACAACTAAGTCCTAGATTTCCCTCACTCGCTGTTGGCAATCTGCTGCACTCCATTTCTGGACCCTCCCCATTTCCTGTACTGCTGGGCCAATTGCCAGTTGAGGACCCATaggactgatgacctgagtctggaCACACCTAAGTAAGTCTCCAAGGGAAAAGTCAAGAATTTCCTTCCCTTCACTCACTATTTTGGAATGAATCAAAATTATCCTCCTTATCTCCAGGTCACCAATCCGACACTGCTGTACCCCTCCAGGGACCTTGTCCTTAGTTTATAGCTCTAGATTCCCTGCCCTTTTGATAATGGTACTCTTGGGGACACAAAGCCCTTTCTACCACAGAGTCTTGCACACACCAGGTTTTAGCTTTGGTCATTGATGGGGCTGGTGGGTAGTCAGGGCTTGCTAAGCCTTTGCTCTGGGGAAGCCTGCCAGGCAGACACACTTGACTCTGTTGGGTGGGTTAACAGCTCTGTAAACAGAGAGAACTTGGAGGAGGTGATCCCAAGACCTACCCAGTCATGGACTAACCCAAAGCAGCCCCAAATGCTCTGCTGTAGGTGACAGTCAGGCTGTCTCAGTGTCACGCATGGTATCTCTGGCCAAGACAGTGGTGTGAGAAAACAGCACCCAAGGCTGGGACCCTCATTTCTGGGTCTGATAGCCCTGTCTCCACCGACAGGTTCCTGGAGGCCCAGCTCTGAGGTGGGACTCTGATCCTAGTAACCTCACTCCTCCAGCCACTGTGGAGTTCCTCAACTCTTTTCCTTAAATCTTCCTTTAGTGGCCCACAGGTGGCTCCACAGTGCCACCTAAACACTGCCACAGCCACCCTGGCCTGGAAATATCTGCCCTTCCATGGTCTCCAATCCAAGGGGAATGACAGACTCGCAGGAGGAAGCTCCTGGGCCTCTACCCTCACTCCTCACCTTTCCTATCCCTCCCTGTCTCAGCCCTTCCTGcccatctcccttcctcctttcctccttttccttacccccctccctccctccttcctcttccaccccttcctgctcctcctttctCCTACATCCTTGCTCACCTCCAGCTTCTGCCCTGTGGGTAGGTGCCAGATTATAGCCATACCTCTGtcttcccccatccctccctaCATCACCACCCCTTCCCCAGCCTCTTATCCTGTGGGGTCTGTTAGTTAGGCTGCCCGTGTCTCTTCCTAAAGACCTGTGTCTTATCCATGTGAAGTCTCATGGGTTTCTTCTCATCCCACTCCTTCCGTCTTGCAGAAACACCCCACAATTTATTCTTCTATCACTTCACTCTCTGGAGCAGCTGAGTCATCGCAAGCGAGGCTTTCAGCTGTCACTGTGAGCTCCCACGCCAGGGTGAGAAGAGCCGCTGAAGCTCTGACACTGGTTCAGCTGTCTCCAGTTTGCCTCCAGGAACCGGCGAGTGCCTCACCACCCTCCTCCAATCCAGGCCTTTGTGCTGCCCAGTGAAGAAAGCCCCCTCTTCCCCTCCAATTCCTGGCCAGCTCCCTAGATGGTGTCACCAGTGCCAACTGCCCAACAAGGACCCAATAAGGACAGCTTTTTCATGCTGCTATGGCTGAACCAAGTTAAGACCAACCCTTTCTCATCCATCCCCTTCATGTTGGTCTGATGACCTAGTTCAAGGCTGTCCAAGACAGAAGGCTGGTCACCTTCAAGACAGCTATTGTTTTTAGGCTCTTGGCCCTGGGATAGCACTACTGGATGGCAGTAGGAGGGAGGACGTCCAGCTCCAGCATGTGTCTCTTCTTCTCGCTCCTTCCCTGGGTATAGTCTTGTTCCTTTCCACTCTGCCCCCATTGGCCCCACAGTGACTCCTGATTCCCCATGACCTGTTTCACACAGCCCCCTCCCTCCATCTAATCCTTCTCAGGGGCATGAGGAGGTTTGGCTGGCCTCTTATGCCTTTCTAGGGCTCAGCCCCAAAAGCCCTCTTTGTCATCATTTCTGTGAGGTCATTGTCAACAGAGCTTCAGAAGGATCTGGAAAATAAGTGTAAGCTCGCTCTATCTAGAAGGCATATTCCTTCCCTATCCCTGTATCTCCACCAAAATGCTCTTGATTCCCTGCCCTgatcctttctccatctctctcttcctttctagaCTCTTCCAACAAAAGGGAAAGATGGGAAAGCTGAGAAACACACTTTTAAAGTGACATTTTCGTTTTTGATTCTTCTGCTTCATACATTTTGGACTTAGAAATGAAGAAGTCACCTGGTTCTTTAGCAAACCCCAAACAAGTGTGACATATGTCAGCCGTCCAGGTGCAGTGGAAAGGTCTTAGGGTTTAAAGAACAAAGATGGTACTTAGCGAGTGTCAAAGAAGGATTGGATGTTCCTTATGAGAATTTGGGACCTGGATTTCCTTCCCTTGAGAGGGGTCCCTTCCCTTAACCCCTGGTGTTTGTGGTGTCCTGGTGGACCAGCTGGGCTGTGGAGGGCCGGTGGGCCTTGATGCCCATGCGGAATTCTTTGATGACAAAATAATAGCAGAAAACGTCAAGGCAGCAGTTGATGTTGGAGAAACACAGGGACAGTTGCAGGAAGAGGCTGATGCCCTGCCTGACCCTGCACTCTGAGATGAAGCCATTCCTTACCAAGTACTGCAGGAAGAAGCCCAAGTGTACTGGGAGAAAGGAGACCACGAAGATGACAAGATTGGTAGCAATGGTCCAGATGCAGGCTCTCTGGGTGTAGTCTGCACGGCCCAGCAGAATGTGAATGCTCCTGTAGGAACAAAAGCCCATGATGCCCATGGGAAGGAGGAAGCCAAAGATCTCCAGGGGGAAGAAGACCTTGGCACTCCAGGTGCTGTCAGACATGTTGTGGAAACATTTGTATTTCTCCTCCCCGTGGAAAGTGTAGATGGGGATGCTTCCAATCCATACCAGGATCCAGAGGATGCAGCAGATCCCGAAGGTTTTCCTGGGGGACCGGTGGTGGCTGACTAGGACTGGGTACTGGATGGCGAGGAACCTGTCCAGGCTGATGAAGCAGATGGTGAAGACACTCCCGTACATGCTGATGAAGTAGAGGCACTCCACCAGggtgcagagggctgaggagggggACTCCACCTGTGGCAGGGCCATCTTGAATGGGAGCGAGAGCACAAGCAGTAGGTCGAAGACAGCCAAGTTGATCATGTAGATGGAAGTGGCGATGTATTCTGGCTGCCGCTTCTTCAGGAAGGTGCTGAAGCCTCGGATGGCCAACAGATTGAGGACCAGGCCAAGGAGGAAGGTTGGGATGTGGACGGCCAGCTGCAAGGTACTCATGAGCTTATCCACGGCTTCAAACGAGCAGTTGCTACTTGTATCTAGGCGGCTCATGTTCCTGCCTGCAACACCAACAGTAGAGAAGAGAGTTCCTCTCACCCCCTTGAGCTGATGATGGACAACTAAAACAACTTGGCAGAGAAGGATGAGCATTTAGCAATCCATGCTTAATGCATTgcaaataataaacacagaacaggggctggggagatagcttggGGGTAAAGCATTTGCTACGCAAGTATGAATGCTGGAGTTTAGGTCCCCAGAACCGCCCCCCAAAATCGCTGAATGGGCAGAGTGGCCCACTCATCATACTGTTTCATGGGAAGAGACTGAGCTTCCTGGAACAAGCTGGTTAACTAGAGCAGCCAAATTGGTAAATtggtgagctctgagttcaaggaaagaGATCCTGCCTTGGTATATAAAGTGAAGGGTGATTGAAAGAAACAcctgcaggggtggggatttagttcagtggtagagcgcttgcctagcaaggccctgggttcgatcctcagttccaacaacaacaacaaaaaaggaaacaccTGCTATCAACCTCtgagcagtacacacacacatgcacatagacacacacacacacacaaacacacacatgcacatagacacacacacatacacatagacacacatacacacaaatacacacacatgcacatagacacatacagagacacacacacacatacaccatagacacacacacatagacacacacacaaacatgcaaaataaatttttaaaagaaagaaataaagaagaaaaaagaaggaaggaaggaaggaaggaaggaaggaaggaaggaaggaaggaaggaaggaagtccaCTGTAGCAGCACTTACTGGTAGGTATGCTGAAGGGGCTGAAGTAAGAAAATGATGAATTCTGGCCAGGGCTACAGATTTTAAGCTAcctgtgggggcacacacctttaatcccagcacgaaggaggcagaaacaggcacaAAGATGAGTTTGAGGTTGGCCAGACAGTAATACATACTGAAACcatctaaaaatataaatttaaattaaaaaaaaaaacctggaattAGAGAGCtggttccatggttaagagcacgggctgctcttacagaggacctgggtttgatccccaggacccacatggaggctcacagctgactacctccagttccagaggctccaacggcctcttctggcctctacaggcatcaAGCATgctcatgcatgtacatacatggaaGAAAAATGCTCACGTACATAAGTGTAAAACTAActgaataaaatatataacagAGCAGTTACTTTTAATCCCGCTTCCCCAATATCCAGTTACTCTGACTTACAGATGCCTCTTGATTTACAATGGATTTGTGTCCACTTAACCCATTCTAAGTTGAAAATATTGTCAGGAGAAAAATGCATGTAATATATCTAATCAAACACCATAGTTTAGCCTAGCTTGTATTAGCCTGTGATTGAGCAAAACACCTCACACGAAGCCCATTTTGTAATGAAATGTTCAAGATCAATGTGATTTATTGACCATTATACTCACTGAATAGGATGGCTGTATGGCTGTGTTCTCACCCATCATAACCCCAAACTATCAGGACTATTTGCATATCATTCCACTCATTTTCttattctgctctctctctctctctctctctctttcatacacacacacacacacacacacacacacacacacccctacagaAATGGACTCTTTTGTGCATGaacctctctcctttttctcaaTCAGAGCTCTTACTGAAATGAAGAGCCACACAGGCTCTGAGTCAAGCTGGTTTAAACAAAGAGAGAATTCTGCATCATTGAAAACTGTTGGGCCTGGTGGTAGGCACCTGCAGTGTAAACCCCTAATCCAGAAACTGGCAGAGGGTGGTGCTGGGCAAGAGAATCACACATTGAAGACTAGCTTTGGTAACTGAGTGAGGGCCTGACTCAGACTTTAGTAGGGCCTGGGGATAGAGCTCGGGAATGGAGCGCCTGCCTAGCTTATACAACACCTCTAGTCCAGTAACACTAACAGGGGAGGggaaaagaggggagaggaggaaggaagggacggGAAAGTACTGGGGTGCTGTTGGATCAGGTTTCAGATGCTGTTTACAGGCTCCAGCTCCTCTTTAAGCATGGCACCCTCTACTGTCCTTCACCCACTTTCCAGATTGAACAGTTGATGCCACCTCGGACTGCAGGGATGACCCCAATCAGCACATCAAATCCTCCCTGGATACAGGAACTGATTTGCCCACTGGTTCAAGGCAAGGCAGACAGCCTGTCCAGAGGCAATTAAAAGCAATCAGATTCGTGCCTGGGCTCTTTCTGGGGGACTtgagatggaaaataaaataaaataaaaaagtctggAGCAGCTCCAGCCTCTGCTGTCCTGAAGAGAAATCCGGCAGGAAAATGACTCTTCATGGAAGAAGGGAATGGAGTGGGGGCCTGAGGTCTGCCTAGGACCAAGAATGCTTTAGACAAGTAGAAGGTAAAGACAAGAGAGCCGAGGCTGGATGGAAGTGTGCTCTCCCAGAGACACGGCCTTGCTCAGGCTCTGACCAGGTCTTGCCACGAGTCTGGCCACTTTAGGACGGTAAGATTGTCACTGTGGGAGTCCGCATAAAGGAAAGTGTTCCAGGAACAGCTTAAAAACAGATATTCAACCCAGGCTCTAGAGCTAGACTcctagaaaaatgaaggaaataggACCTAAtgcccacttcccctccctcatccacctctgcccacctctctctcctctctcgtTCTCTCTCATCCCCTCTTCCAACTCCTTTGAGTGAAGCCAAACTGTTGGTGCACCAGGCTCTAGACGTGGGGGGCGGTGTTCACCGGTGTACATGGAAAAGTGGTTTCCCCCAGCTCTTCTCTTACAGCCTCAACAGCAGGCGCCTGGGGGACAAGTGCAGCTAAGGGCTACTCCAACTCTATTTCTGTCCCACCTTCACAGTCCCCAAGGTCCTGGCTACCGGGAGAGGGAGCCCAAGATGCAAAGAAGGGGTGTCAATGTGGTCTACCACCAGAGATAACCTTGTACTCGTCAGGATGTTGCTTTTAGCTTATGTTATTATATTGGAATTTTTTTATGGCTGAAAAAGGAATTTGGGCATTCAATAAAATATCCAAAGAATCCAAAAGCACATGCCTACATTGTACCCCAGGCTCTCAGTCATACTGTCCAGATGCAAATTTTCTCCAGGAGTTTCCAGTTATAATCATATTTTCATACCTGTACATAAGTATGGTgtcttagaaatttaaaaaaaaaaacattctagcTACGGTTTTGTCCCTTGCTTTTCCAGTGAACAATATTTCTTAGAAATTGTTTCATATGAGTATCTGTgactcaattctctctctctctctctctctctctctctctctctctctctctctctctctctctctaatagcCTTCCTGAATTTATTCTGTAGATTGAACACCACTCACTCAACCAGAAGCCTATTAACAAACATTTAGGCTTACAAGTGTCTTCCTGGCTCACAAAGAATTCCACATCACACATCCTTGCGGcttatttctttgcttatttctttGCTACCTCGTGGCTGCCAAGAGAATTCCCATTCCTTGGCTTTTTCTCATTACTACAGCTTTCTAGGGAGCATGGGAGAGGAAAAGATCTGGACATTTTTGGATGGGAAGTGGTggaggtgtatgcatgtgtgtagactGAGTGTACAGGTGTGGAGGTAGAGGAGCTGTCAGAgttctctgtcactctctaccttccccaccccccttcctttgtttttttgagacagagtctctaactgaacctggaacttactgGGGGCTACAGATGTACTACACTGTGCctagcttttatgtgagtgcagGGGATGGGATCTCAgatctgcactcacacacaaatgcttTATCCATTGACCCCTACCTcatcccaccccagccccaaaTTTGGGCATTTTAAAGATCCTAAGTGGAATACCATTCACAAACTCTTTGCAACacctatttaaaagaaaagctatACATATAGACATGTAAACATATTCATAGACAGACCCTTTATTGAGTATTATCTGTTAAACATTTAAGGCACACCACTTGACTTGGCTTCTTAAGAATCTTGTGCTTTCCTGTGTATGAACTGTTCTTAGGTTATGTCACAGAGACCCAAGAGAGCACCTCTCCCAGGATgacctgtgctggctggttttatgtcaacttgacacaactaaagtcatctgagaggagggagcctcagctgagaataagattgggctgtaggcaagcctgtagggcatttccttaattaatgtttgatgggggagggcccagcccattgtgggtggggctatCGCTGggttggtggttctgggttctataagaaagcagtctgagcgagctatgggaagcaagtcagtaagcagcacctctccgtggcctctgcatcagttcctgcctccattcaggttcctgttctgcttgagttcctgccctcactacttttgatgatgaacatgttatatggaactgtgagtgaaataaatcatttcctccccaacttgcttttggtcttggtgtttcatcacagcaatagtaaccccaactaagacaagaCCCCTGTGATGTGGTATTTCCGgcaaaggtcttgagttcaggTCTCCCATGTAGCTCTGCTAAGGGCAGAATAGCAGAACAGCCCTGCCGCAGGAGGCTTAAAAGAAATGCAAAACGGCAGGCTGTTTCCTCCTGCCAAAAAATGCTCAGAGTGCCACATGCC includes the following:
- the Gpr55 gene encoding G-protein coupled receptor 55; the encoded protein is MSRLDTSSNCSFEAVDKLMSTLQLAVHIPTFLLGLVLNLLAIRGFSTFLKKRQPEYIATSIYMINLAVFDLLLVLSLPFKMALPQVESPSSALCTLVECLYFISMYGSVFTICFISLDRFLAIQYPVLVSHHRSPRKTFGICCILWILVWIGSIPIYTFHGEEKYKCFHNMSDSTWSAKVFFPLEIFGFLLPMGIMGFCSYRSIHILLGRADYTQRACIWTIATNLVIFVVSFLPVHLGFFLQYLVRNGFISECRVRQGISLFLQLSLCFSNINCCLDVFCYYFVIKEFRMGIKAHRPSTAQLVHQDTTNTRG